The DNA sequence AATCTGTCATATACCCAGAACGGATTTTTTCTGATGATTTTAAATGAATAATACAGCGTTGTGAAGATCAAAGCGATAGTAGCGCCGTGACTTGCCAATCCTGAAAATCCTGTGAATTTTAAACCATTTTTTGTACTTATGGGTAAAAATACACTCCAGAAATCCTCTTTAAACAATTCCGGTTGATAGAAAATAACATGTCCTAATCTTGCCCCAAGGATTGTTCCAAGTAAAGTCCATGTGAAAAGAGGTTCAAGGTATCTTTGGTTAATATTGTCAATCTTAAAAATTCTCGTCATTAAAACATATCCGAAACCAAATGCAAATACAAACATCAAACTATAAAAGTGAAGGGTAAATGATCCGATATGAATTCCTTTCGATGGATCCCATATTTTGAATGGAATTTTTAGTTCTATGGTATCAGAATCTGTAATAGGTTTTGCTGTTTTTACCGCATATTTAAACTTTGTAACATTTTCCTGGGTAGCAGCGGTACTGATCAGCTTAAAGTTTTTATCAAGAAACTGATAGTTGGCATCTTTGAATCTTGCCAATGCTGAAGCTGCATAATTATAATAAGAAGGCTCAAGGCTGGACCCGTTAAGGATCACAACAAAAGACTGGCTCTTATCTGATTCTCTGTCCGGAAAAGCGGTAAGGTCTCCCATTTCTGTGGTAGAATAGATTTTTACCGGAACATTGCTTCCGTTGATATCTAAAGTTCCGTCAGATAAACCTCCAGGGTATTCCTGCGCAAAAAAAAGCTGCGTGGTGAACGCAAACAGCACAAGATAAATTCTGAAAAAAATAGTATTCATTTTCTATTGATTTAATAGTTTGATTATTGACATTTATGTTTGGGTGGAACGGGATCATAACCGCTGCCTCCCCACGGATGGCATCTCAAAATTCTTTTAAATCCCAGCCAGAATCCTTTAAAAATCCCATGAACCCGAAGAGACTCAATCATATAATGAGAACAGGTAGGTTCGTAACGGCAGTTTTTGGGAAGTAAGGGCGAGATGAACCATTGGTAAAATTTTATCAAAATTACCAGCGGAAATGTAATGATTTTATTGAATGTAAGTTTCAAAACAATGCAAAAATAG is a window from the Chryseobacterium indologenes genome containing:
- the yidD gene encoding membrane protein insertion efficiency factor YidD, encoding MKLTFNKIITFPLVILIKFYQWFISPLLPKNCRYEPTCSHYMIESLRVHGIFKGFWLGFKRILRCHPWGGSGYDPVPPKHKCQ